In Sulfuracidifex metallicus DSM 6482 = JCM 9184, a single window of DNA contains:
- the rgy gene encoding reverse gyrase: MSDIPFSTYAESCPNCGGDIDALRLVKGLVCSKCMPKERNIADLGSLLQYLEKDGNLKNMKEILSIYKETQFMSEFFKLAMRAGPVGPQRSWIVRLAKGESFSIIAPPGLGKTTFGIISSVYFATKKQKRSLLMFPTKTLVNQVKQKIQEVAVNTSSNIKLLVYDSSMKQSQRSEFMKSLQAEDFDIALLSSRFAMMNLHTLTTLDFGFLFVDDVDSALKSNKSAMAVTMLAGYSEEDISRVKELLRISYRDPSAFSKIAELRRKDKIVVFSSATVNRSNPVLSSLMGFKPGSSNIYLRKVIDSFTNLPENENLIVKKVKEIITRLGTGGLIFVPIDKGNKYAEQLAKELDGEKRVVSLSSSSVKKIDQFKNGDIDVMVGVATHYGVLVRGIDIPCRIKYAIFVGIPKFKFSIGETIHPLTALKLLTLIAQVKKDSSISSMLYKAKRRLRRASSASLSMIARDVKDGKSIDTVLKDMYSTLYDNLKDEIVLEKISEIGDVVVRGKSIMMPDYVTYIQASGRTSRLFGSELTTGLSLVMIDDQRLFSMLQKKLSFILDENNWYEFDLDSGKIGEKSLSQVMSDIDRERKEISVARSGGYLENSISKIKTTLLIVESPHKAKTISGFFSRPTVRETNGIRVFETVIGDKVLMVTASIGHVYDLTTEDRGLYGVEVKESSRGNQEFVPYYTTIKRCENGHQFTTDKEGVCPRCGGRVVSDKKVVINGLRKLVMEADSVLIGTDPDTEGEKIAWDLYVALKPYNRNIKRAEFHEVTRRAIVNAINNPREFMIPLVKSQIVRRVEDRWIGFKLSYVLRDFFWKSYCNKLNEKKSTSYLKEICNKNEPYYNLSAGRVQTPVLNWIVNRYLNEYKKNAKKILVISLDKFNFTVIKEKGIKIGDSVNVNVNNVEISEETFGPLPPYTTDSLLSDSSQLLGISAQESMSVAQDLFESGLITYHRTDSTRISNVGISVAENYLKQLLGVLPEEFKPRGWGEGGAHEAIRPTKPMDSDQLYTAIESGDIEPSKQFKRQHFRIYELIFKRFISSQLNPIIVKRVKLHLNAETKGINLSLDPTEVNLPFSVLVSNNKEVDSKLRDKVYVPFRIYNEVEVYVKGIMGKTVEGKITREFIKSEKPLYTEGDLVTEMKNKGIGRPSTYATIVNTLLRRGYVIESKKIKRLIPSNLGIAVNDYLNSNYGNFVGEERTRQLLSKMDKVERGEINYTDLLNELYKEIQLIDRVKEKNNGD; this comes from the coding sequence TTGTCTGATATTCCTTTTTCTACATATGCAGAGTCCTGTCCCAACTGCGGAGGGGACATAGATGCACTTAGACTAGTTAAGGGTTTAGTGTGTTCCAAGTGCATGCCAAAAGAAAGGAATATAGCAGACCTAGGTTCCCTTCTACAATATCTTGAAAAGGACGGTAATTTAAAGAACATGAAGGAAATCCTTTCAATATATAAGGAAACTCAGTTCATGTCCGAATTCTTCAAGCTAGCAATGAGAGCAGGTCCAGTAGGTCCTCAACGTTCATGGATAGTGAGGTTAGCTAAGGGAGAGAGTTTCTCGATCATAGCTCCTCCAGGATTAGGAAAAACCACCTTCGGGATTATATCTTCAGTTTACTTTGCTACGAAAAAGCAAAAACGTAGCTTGTTAATGTTCCCTACAAAAACGCTTGTGAACCAAGTTAAGCAGAAAATACAGGAGGTTGCCGTAAACACTTCGTCTAACATCAAGCTTCTTGTCTACGATTCTTCTATGAAACAATCTCAACGTTCTGAGTTCATGAAGAGTCTTCAAGCGGAGGACTTTGACATTGCTCTACTGAGTTCTAGGTTCGCCATGATGAACCTTCACACATTAACTACCTTGGACTTCGGATTCCTTTTTGTTGACGACGTTGACTCCGCACTAAAGTCAAACAAGAGCGCTATGGCGGTAACCATGCTTGCAGGCTACAGCGAAGAGGACATTTCTAGAGTTAAGGAATTGCTTAGAATATCATACAGAGATCCTTCAGCTTTCTCCAAGATCGCTGAGCTAAGGCGTAAAGATAAGATTGTTGTGTTCTCATCTGCTACAGTAAACAGGAGCAATCCAGTCCTTTCCTCACTTATGGGATTCAAGCCAGGAAGTTCAAACATTTATTTAAGGAAAGTAATAGATTCCTTCACAAATTTACCAGAAAACGAGAACCTAATAGTTAAAAAAGTGAAAGAAATTATAACTAGGTTAGGAACTGGAGGTCTAATTTTCGTTCCAATAGATAAGGGTAATAAGTATGCAGAGCAGCTAGCTAAGGAATTAGATGGCGAGAAAAGAGTAGTTTCGCTTTCATCTTCTTCCGTCAAGAAAATCGATCAATTCAAGAACGGTGATATAGACGTTATGGTAGGAGTTGCCACACATTATGGCGTACTAGTAAGGGGAATAGATATACCATGCAGGATCAAGTATGCAATATTTGTAGGAATACCTAAGTTTAAGTTCTCGATCGGAGAAACTATACATCCTTTAACTGCTCTAAAACTATTGACGCTGATAGCTCAAGTTAAGAAGGACAGTTCCATCAGTTCTATGCTTTATAAAGCTAAAAGGAGGCTAAGAAGAGCTAGCTCAGCTTCACTCTCTATGATAGCTAGGGATGTAAAGGACGGTAAATCTATCGACACTGTACTGAAGGATATGTATTCGACGCTGTACGATAACTTGAAGGACGAGATAGTCTTGGAGAAAATCTCTGAAATAGGAGACGTGGTCGTGAGGGGAAAATCTATAATGATGCCAGATTACGTTACATATATTCAGGCTAGCGGAAGAACGTCCAGACTTTTTGGATCGGAACTAACCACTGGCTTATCCTTGGTTATGATAGACGATCAACGCCTTTTTAGCATGTTGCAAAAGAAATTGTCCTTCATATTGGATGAAAACAACTGGTACGAATTCGATTTGGATTCAGGAAAAATTGGAGAGAAATCGCTCTCTCAAGTCATGTCAGATATAGATAGGGAAAGAAAGGAGATAAGTGTAGCCAGATCTGGTGGATATTTGGAAAACTCCATCTCAAAAATTAAGACTACTTTACTGATAGTGGAGTCACCACACAAGGCTAAGACCATCTCGGGATTCTTTTCCAGACCTACAGTGAGGGAAACTAACGGAATAAGAGTGTTCGAGACAGTAATAGGTGACAAGGTATTGATGGTAACTGCAAGCATAGGACATGTTTATGATTTAACCACCGAGGACAGAGGTCTTTACGGAGTTGAAGTGAAAGAAAGTAGCAGAGGAAATCAAGAATTCGTTCCGTACTATACTACAATAAAGAGATGCGAAAACGGTCATCAATTCACAACTGACAAGGAAGGTGTTTGCCCAAGATGTGGAGGCAGAGTTGTGAGTGATAAAAAGGTGGTGATAAACGGTTTACGTAAACTGGTCATGGAGGCGGACTCAGTACTTATAGGTACAGACCCTGATACTGAGGGTGAAAAAATTGCTTGGGACTTATACGTTGCGTTAAAGCCTTACAATAGAAACATAAAGAGGGCCGAGTTCCACGAAGTTACAAGGAGAGCTATAGTAAACGCCATAAACAACCCGAGGGAGTTCATGATTCCTTTGGTCAAGTCTCAAATAGTCAGGAGAGTTGAAGACAGATGGATAGGCTTCAAACTTTCATACGTGCTTAGAGACTTCTTCTGGAAGAGTTATTGCAACAAACTCAACGAAAAGAAATCCACTTCTTATTTGAAGGAAATATGCAACAAGAACGAGCCGTATTATAACCTAAGTGCGGGAAGAGTTCAAACTCCAGTCCTGAATTGGATAGTAAATCGTTACTTGAATGAGTACAAAAAGAATGCTAAAAAAATTTTAGTAATATCTCTAGATAAATTTAATTTCACTGTAATAAAAGAAAAGGGAATCAAAATAGGGGACAGCGTTAATGTTAACGTTAATAACGTAGAGATCTCGGAGGAAACCTTCGGTCCTCTTCCGCCTTACACTACAGATTCCCTCCTTTCCGATTCATCACAGCTTCTGGGCATATCGGCTCAAGAGAGCATGTCTGTGGCTCAGGACTTATTTGAGAGCGGTCTAATTACTTACCATAGGACGGACAGCACAAGAATATCTAACGTTGGAATCTCTGTGGCTGAAAATTACCTAAAACAACTCCTTGGGGTATTGCCGGAAGAATTCAAGCCGAGAGGATGGGGGGAAGGAGGAGCACATGAGGCTATAAGACCTACTAAGCCAATGGATTCAGATCAATTGTATACCGCAATAGAATCAGGAGACATAGAACCCTCTAAGCAGTTTAAGAGGCAACATTTTAGAATATATGAACTGATCTTTAAGAGGTTCATTTCGAGTCAATTGAATCCTATTATAGTTAAAAGAGTAAAATTACATTTGAATGCTGAAACAAAGGGAATTAATTTATCCTTGGACCCGACGGAGGTTAATTTACCTTTTTCGGTGTTAGTAAGTAACAATAAGGAAGTAGATTCCAAACTCAGGGACAAGGTTTACGTTCCTTTCAGGATTTACAATGAAGTCGAGGTCTACGTGAAGGGCATAATGGGAAAAACAGTAGAAGGTAAAATTACTAGGGAGTTTATAAAGTCCGAAAAACCGCTCTATACCGAGGGAGATCTTGTGACTGAAATGAAAAACAAGGGTATAGGAAGACCCAGCACTTACGCCACAATTGTTAACACATTACTAAGGAGGGGGTACGTCATAGAGAGTAAAAAAATTAAAAGGCTAATTCCTTCAAACCTAGGAATAGCAGTGAACGATTACCTCAATTCAAATTACGGTAATTTTGTAGGCGAAGAGAGAACTCGTCAATTACTATCCAAAATGGATAAAGTAGAAAGAGGCGAAATAAATTATACTGATCTACTAAATGAGCTTTATAAAGAAATACAGCTAATTGATAGAGTTAAGGAAAAAAATAACGGTGATTAA
- a CDS encoding CDC48 family AAA ATPase produces MSSNGIRLRVSEARQRDVGKKIGRLTFNIMNKLGVDSGDYVEVVGPSGSSIVQAMPTYDVSDSEIKIDGYVRKAIGVSIGDEVTVKKASVSPANKVVLAPTQPIRFDQSFVNYVKELLTDKPLSKGETIPIPIYTGSLDLVVINTTPSNSVYVTSNTAIEIREEPVKEQASFPKVTWEDIGDLEDVKSKIREIVELPMKHPEVFQHLGIEPPKGVLLYGPPGVGKTLLARALANEIGAYFTSINGPEIMSKFYGESEQRLREIFDEAEKNAPSIVFIDEIDAIAPKREESTGEVEKRVVAQLLTLMDGIKGRGKIVIIGATNRPDAVDQALRRPGRFDREIEIRPPDTKGRKDILQVHTRNMPLVDEGPDKVDLDKIAELTNGYTGADLAALSKEAAIAALRRFMQEKKINFDTPQIPADVLKELKVTMNDFMEAMKSVQPTLLREVYVEVPTVHWSDIGGLDNVKQQLREAVEWPMRFPQLFEKTGIRPPKGVLLFGPPGTGKTMLAKAVATESNANFIAVRGPEVLSKWVGESEKAIREVFKRARQTAPCVVFFDEIDAIAPSRERIHGDSGVTDRIVNQLLSEMDGIEALNRVIVIGATNRATLLDPALLRPGRFDRIIYVPPPDLKARIDILKVHLKSVPTSPDLNLEEIAKKLEGYTGADIEALVRETVMLKLRNVYSGCVEKANSECKEEECKNKVVNECMNNVDVKVTTQDLEEGMKIVTPSLTKADIQRYETMSKQLKQSVI; encoded by the coding sequence ATGTCGTCCAACGGTATAAGGTTAAGAGTATCTGAGGCTAGACAGAGAGATGTAGGGAAGAAGATAGGTAGACTTACATTTAACATCATGAATAAGTTGGGCGTAGATTCTGGAGATTATGTGGAGGTTGTCGGTCCTTCAGGTTCCTCCATAGTCCAGGCCATGCCTACCTATGACGTGTCTGACTCCGAGATTAAGATAGACGGTTACGTTAGAAAGGCTATAGGTGTTTCCATAGGAGATGAAGTCACTGTTAAGAAAGCTAGTGTGTCTCCAGCCAATAAGGTAGTACTTGCACCAACTCAGCCAATTAGATTCGATCAATCCTTCGTTAATTATGTAAAAGAGTTGCTTACAGATAAGCCACTTTCGAAGGGCGAAACAATACCAATTCCCATATATACGGGGTCTCTCGATTTAGTTGTAATTAATACAACGCCTTCCAACAGCGTATATGTCACTAGTAACACTGCGATAGAGATAAGGGAAGAACCTGTAAAGGAGCAGGCAAGCTTCCCAAAGGTAACATGGGAGGATATAGGTGACCTAGAAGACGTAAAGTCCAAGATTAGAGAAATAGTTGAATTACCGATGAAGCACCCAGAGGTGTTTCAGCACCTCGGTATAGAGCCACCAAAGGGAGTTCTCTTGTATGGACCTCCAGGCGTTGGAAAGACCCTGCTTGCTAGGGCATTGGCAAATGAGATAGGTGCGTATTTTACTTCAATAAATGGACCAGAGATCATGAGCAAGTTCTACGGCGAAAGCGAGCAAAGACTTAGAGAAATATTCGATGAAGCTGAGAAAAACGCTCCGTCAATAGTGTTCATAGACGAAATAGATGCAATAGCACCCAAGAGGGAGGAATCTACAGGAGAAGTAGAAAAGAGGGTAGTAGCGCAGCTACTCACTTTAATGGACGGTATAAAGGGTAGAGGTAAAATTGTTATAATCGGAGCTACTAACAGACCCGACGCGGTGGATCAAGCCTTAAGAAGGCCTGGCAGATTTGACAGGGAAATCGAAATTAGGCCGCCTGACACTAAAGGAAGGAAGGATATACTTCAGGTTCACACAAGGAATATGCCTCTAGTAGACGAAGGACCAGACAAGGTTGACTTAGATAAGATAGCCGAGTTAACTAACGGCTATACAGGTGCAGATCTGGCAGCTCTTTCTAAGGAAGCTGCGATTGCAGCTTTGAGGAGATTCATGCAGGAAAAGAAGATTAACTTTGACACTCCTCAAATACCTGCAGATGTATTAAAAGAGCTGAAGGTTACCATGAACGACTTTATGGAAGCCATGAAGTCGGTTCAGCCTACACTCCTCAGGGAAGTTTATGTTGAAGTTCCAACAGTTCACTGGTCAGACATAGGAGGTTTAGATAACGTCAAACAGCAGTTGAGAGAAGCTGTGGAGTGGCCAATGAGGTTCCCTCAGCTGTTCGAGAAAACCGGAATAAGACCGCCTAAAGGAGTTCTCTTGTTCGGTCCTCCTGGTACTGGAAAGACCATGCTTGCTAAGGCAGTAGCTACTGAGAGCAACGCAAACTTCATAGCCGTAAGAGGTCCTGAAGTTCTCTCTAAGTGGGTAGGAGAGAGCGAAAAGGCAATAAGAGAAGTATTCAAGAGAGCGAGACAAACTGCACCTTGTGTAGTCTTCTTCGATGAAATAGATGCAATAGCTCCGTCTAGGGAAAGAATACATGGAGACTCTGGAGTAACAGATAGAATAGTGAATCAACTTCTCTCAGAAATGGACGGAATAGAGGCTCTAAACAGAGTAATAGTTATAGGAGCAACTAACAGAGCTACTTTATTGGATCCAGCTTTACTTAGACCTGGAAGATTCGACAGGATAATTTACGTCCCACCACCAGACCTCAAAGCAAGGATTGACATACTTAAGGTACACCTTAAGTCGGTTCCAACGAGCCCAGATCTGAACTTGGAGGAGATAGCGAAGAAGTTAGAAGGATACACCGGAGCTGACATAGAGGCTCTAGTTAGAGAAACGGTAATGCTCAAGCTAAGGAACGTATATTCAGGATGCGTAGAAAAGGCAAACAGCGAATGCAAGGAGGAAGAATGTAAGAATAAGGTAGTGAACGAATGCATGAACAACGTAGACGTGAAAGTTACGACCCAAGATTTGGAGGAAGGAATGAAGATAGTCACACCAAGCTTAACAAAAGCTGACATACAGAGATACGAAACCATGTCAAAGCAGTTGAAACAAAGCGTGATATAA
- a CDS encoding 2,3-bisphosphoglycerate-independent phosphoglycerate mutase, translated as MRKYKILLVIGDGLGDRPVTSLGGMTPLQYARKPNIDKLLKTSIVGLMDPISPGVIPGSDTSHLAIFGLDPYKYYRGRGAFEALGAGAQLKHGDVAFRGNFATVDNNMIVKDRRAGRKLDEGQALVDELNQKIGTIDDVKVSFYKGTEHRVAVVLSGDSLSDKVGDTDPHEVGKRVKESEPIDGSHEAKRTSSVLNKLTEAMYKVLNESEINKERVKKGELPANIVLVRGAASYVKLPKLSDYAGLRGATVAATALIKGICKELGMNVVTPPGATGGIDTDYDSKANTAIDFLKSDDYDLVFLHIKATDAASHDGKIQEKVKAIEKIDYVIGKILDAVGDDMIIALTGDHSTPVEKKEHAGDPVPIFIHVPYPISYDSVEDFNEIDAKKGSLKIRGLDILNLLLNYSQRAEKYGA; from the coding sequence ATGAGGAAATATAAGATACTTCTAGTCATAGGAGATGGGTTAGGAGATAGACCGGTCACGTCGTTAGGAGGAATGACTCCCCTTCAATATGCCAGAAAACCCAACATAGATAAACTGTTGAAGACTTCCATTGTAGGACTGATGGATCCAATTTCTCCTGGCGTAATTCCAGGGAGCGACACTTCTCATTTGGCAATATTTGGATTAGACCCATACAAGTACTACAGAGGTAGGGGAGCATTTGAAGCATTAGGTGCAGGGGCACAACTAAAACACGGAGATGTAGCCTTCAGGGGCAACTTCGCTACAGTGGATAACAACATGATAGTTAAGGATAGGAGGGCTGGAAGGAAACTGGACGAAGGTCAAGCCTTAGTTGACGAATTAAACCAGAAGATAGGGACAATAGATGACGTCAAGGTGTCCTTCTACAAAGGTACAGAACATAGGGTAGCTGTTGTGCTATCTGGAGATTCATTGAGCGATAAAGTTGGAGATACAGACCCACATGAAGTAGGCAAGAGAGTAAAGGAGAGTGAGCCTATTGATGGTTCCCATGAAGCCAAGAGAACGTCTTCAGTGCTGAACAAACTCACTGAAGCCATGTACAAGGTACTAAATGAATCCGAAATTAACAAGGAAAGAGTAAAGAAAGGAGAGCTTCCAGCTAATATAGTGTTAGTTAGGGGAGCCGCCAGTTACGTTAAGCTACCAAAGTTAAGTGATTATGCGGGTTTAAGGGGCGCCACTGTTGCAGCAACTGCTCTAATTAAAGGTATATGCAAGGAACTTGGAATGAACGTAGTTACTCCACCCGGGGCTACGGGAGGGATAGATACAGATTATGATTCTAAGGCTAATACGGCAATAGACTTCTTAAAATCCGATGATTATGATTTGGTTTTCCTTCACATTAAAGCTACTGATGCAGCGTCCCATGATGGGAAGATTCAAGAAAAAGTTAAGGCGATAGAGAAAATAGACTACGTAATAGGTAAAATATTAGACGCTGTAGGTGACGATATGATAATAGCGTTGACAGGAGATCACTCAACACCAGTTGAGAAGAAGGAGCATGCAGGGGATCCAGTGCCAATCTTCATTCATGTACCTTATCCGATATCTTACGATAGCGTGGAAGACTTCAACGAAATTGACGCGAAGAAGGGTTCACTAAAGATTAGAGGTCTGGATATCTTAAACTTGCTACTTAATTACTCTCAGAGAGCAGAAAAGTACGGAGCCTGA